Part of the Arthrobacter globiformis genome is shown below.
GGGTGCCGGGAATGGCTTCGGCCGGGGTCCAGTTCAGCTTCAGTCCGCCGGAAACCTTGGCGGCCGTGATGCCGGACGGAGCTGGAGGACCGGACTGCAGCGGGCCGTTGGGGCAGCCGCCCATGCCGGGGCCGCCCGGCTCGCCGTACTCGGCGATGGTCAGGCCCTGCCTATTGGCGTCGGCGTCTTCGAACTCCCAAGCCATGGCGCGTTCGCCGAGCCCGGCGTTCGCAGCAATTTCGGCGTTGGCGGCGTCGTCGAAGTTGTAGGTGGCGGTGAAGGTATCGCCGGTCACCACCAGGCTCGAGGAGTACCCGCCCTTGGGGGCCGGTGTGAGCGGGCCGGGGACGGCGCGGATGTCACGGCGTGCCACCGTGGTGTCCCGCAGCGCCGGCTCAATGATGCGCTGTTCCAGCTGGGCGGGGTTGACGCCCGCTCCGATGTGTCCCTTGACGGTGACGGTACTGCCGCTGAGTTCGGCGTCGCCCGTTGCATAGGTGTCCTGGACCGTCGTTTCGCCGCCGGCGGTTGCGCCGAACCTCATGGAGACGACGTCGCCGGGACGGATATCGGGGGTGACGGCAAGGCCGGTGCCGGCGCCCCAGCAGACACCGCCGGGGTGGTTGACCTCAAAGGCGACGCCACCGGCATCGACCGTTGACTCGGCGGAGCCAATGATCTTCCCGGCGCGCTTGACCTCGAGGGTGGCAGTCTCGCCGGCATGCCCCTCGTAGCCCTCAATGGAGACGAAGTCGCGGTCGGGGAAGACAACGATGTTGTCCGGGAAAGCAGGTACGGCCGCATTGGCGGCGGGAATGGCGAACATGGAGGTTGAGCAGATAACGGCCGAGACGGTGGCGAAGACTCCGGCCCTGCGGGCACCGGGAAGGCGAGAAGTGTGCGCTCCCGGCTCGCTGTGTGCTGATTTCATGATGACCTCATCGATCCGAGGTGCGCGACCTTCACGCACAATCACAGAATCAATAAGTCCCCTTGGGGAAACGCTGTGTGTTTTGGCTTGTCTAGACGGCCTGCGGCACCAGCCTGGCCGCACCTTTTGGGCCCCCACATGGAGGGGCGCGTGAGGGGAAGCGGGTGATTTGCCCGTGTCAGGGCTGGCATTCCCGGCGTCCAGCCATTTACGGGATGTGTACCCCGCAGAGGGGTGGAGACCCCCACCTGCCCCCACAGCAGGGGGCTCAGAATTCCGGTTTTCCCCAAGCGTGCGGCCGGAAATCTGGCCCCAGGCGGCGTTGGCAGGGGGACAGGGCAGGCAGGTTCAGCCCTGGCGGGCCTTCTTTGCTGCCTTGTTGGCGGCCTCTTCCTTGACCCGCTGCGCCTCGGTGCGGACGGCGGCCTGTGTGGCGCGCTCGGCGACCAGCCACGCGGGGGGAGCCTGCAGCAATGCGGTGATTTCCGCCGTCGTCAGCGCCTCTTCAACGCCGCCGCGGGCAAGGCCGCTGATGGAGATGTTGAGTTTCTGTGCGACCACCGGACGGGGGTGCGGGCCGTTGCGGCGCAGTTCGGCCAGCCACTCCGGCGGGTTGGAATGCAGCTCGGCGAACTCCGCGCGCGTGATGGTTGAATCCTGGAACTCCTGGGGCGTCGCAGGCAGGTAGATGCCAAGCTTCTTGGCAGCAGTGGCCGGCTTCATGGACTGGGAGTTAGCGGAGGTCATGTATTAAGGGTATCCGGCTGCGCCGCCTCCCCTGACCAAGAATGCCTGCAGTCAAGGATGTCCGCAGTACTGTGAAGGTGTGCCCGCTGAAGATGAACCCACACCTGACCAGGCCCTGCCTGAGTCCCCGCCGCGCGAGCTCCGCTTTGCCTACGTCGCCGGCGTGACGCCGGGGAAGTGGATCCGGCGCTGGGAGGAACGGATGCCGCACGTTCCCTTGCGTTCGTTCATGTCCGACGGCGGATCGCAGGTTTCGGTACTGAGCGACGGTTCGGCGGACCTGAGTTTTGTCCGCCTCCCGGTGGACCGCGAAGGCCTGAACGTCATCCCGCTGTACGAGGAACAGCCCGTGGTGGTGGCACCCAAGGGCCACGAAATCACCGTGTTCGAGGACGTGGCACTCGAGGATCTGGTGGAGGAAACCTTTCTCGACGCCGACGAACTGGGCGGGCCGGAAATGGCCCTCCAGGTGGTGGCTTCCGGCGCTGGCCTGCTGATTCTTCCCATGTCCGTGGCGCGGCATTTCAACACCAAGGACACCGTGGCCCGCCGCCTTACGGGGGCGCCGGGGACACAGATCGCGCTGGCCTGGCCCAGCGATGCCACGGACGAGGTCATTGAGGAGTTCATCGGAATTGTCCGCGGCCGCACCGCCCAGAGCTCCCGGCAGCCGTCCGCCCGGCAGGAGGAACCCAAAAAGGCACCCAAGCCGGACCGCCGTGGCACAGGAGCCGGCGCCAAGAAGCCGAAAGTCGCCCAGCGTTACGCACCCAACCCGGACAAGGGGCGGGGCCGCGGCTCGCGGAAAAAGGGCAAGAGGTAACTGCTGTTGCCAGCCGCTTGAACTGCGGCGTTCCTGCTGCCGTGCGTGTTCACCGTGATCCTTGATCAGCTCCCGTGCCCGGTCGCCTGCAGTCACGGAGGTGTGCCAGCAGGGCCCGTTCCGGGCTTCCGGGATTCTCGCCAAGATGCCGCAGCAGCGCCATACGGACGTCCATGTCCGTGCCCTCGTCACTGAGGACGTGGCTGATCACGCCCATGATCTGGCGCCGAAGACCTTCCTCCTGCATGGGACCACGCTCCTTTACTTCTGGTGGCAGTCTGCCGCCGGGCCGTTGGAAATAGCCGGGGGCCGGCCGGAGCTGCGGCGCCTGCGGCGGCCATACTTAGGGGGTCCCGCCCCCGCGGTTGGCTGCGGGAACCGATTTGAGGGTGGGGCCACCGGGTAGCCCGTGCTTTCCACAGGGACCCCTTGGCAAAGTGATGGGGTACCGACGGCGGCCCTCCCACCAATTCAGGTGGGACAGAACCCCGCGGACGCTGCTTCCCAAGGTTTTCTGGAGTCCCGCGGCGCACCATGACTGTGTTTCCACATGTGGCCAGCGCCAACGCCGTCGCTGAGGCCATCACAACCAGCTGGGAGGACGTCATGGCAACAACACGGAGGGACGTGTTGAAATTAAGCCTGTTGGGCGGCGCTGTCGCCGTCACTGCATCAACCGGAGGCCCGGCCCTCGCAGGTGTTCCGGGAAGTGTCTCCGGCCGCCGAGGTGCAGACGACAATGAGACAACGGTTGTCACGCCAAGCAAGCTCGCCCCGGCGAACATGCCGGTCCCGTTCACCACCGTCTTCCGGCGGCCGCCGGAACTGCTTCCCTACGCCACGGGCCGGGACCGCGACGGCACGCCGTTTGCGAAATATGCCCTGAATCAAAAACTGGGCAAGGCCCAGATCGCACGGGGGCTCAGCACTACCCTTGCGGGGTATAACGGCATTTTCCCGGGCCCCACCATCCGGGTGCAGCAGGGCACCCGGACGGAGCTGAGGATCAGCAACCGTCTGCCCGCGACGGGCCTGCTATATTCGAACACCTTCAACACGGTCACCCACCTGCATGGCTCGGCATCGCTGCCCCAGTACGACGGGTACGCGAATGACCGCACCGCGCCGGGCAGGGTGAAGAACTACCAATATCCAAACTGGCAGGCGGCGCGGACACTCTGGTACCACGACCACAACCACATGCTGACGGCGCAGGGCGTGTACTCGGGGCTCGCTTCCACCTACGCCATCACCAACGCGCTTGAGCGGGCGCAGTTGCCGCAGGGCGAGTTCGACGTGCCCATCCTGGTCTCGGACGTGATGCTGAACGCCGACGGGTCCCTTGGCTACAACGACAACGGCCACTCCGGGCTGTGGGGCGACATCATCATGGTCAACGGGGTGCCGTGGCCCACCATGAAGGTTAAGCCGCGGATTTACCGGTTCCGGTTCCTGGTTGGCTCGATCACCCGCTCCTACCGCTTTGCCCTGTCCAACGGCGACCCGTTCCACGTAGTTGGCACCGACGCCGGGATGACCCCGAAAGTGCAGGCGGTGTCGTCCTGGCGGCAGGGGACTGCCGAACGCTACGAGGTGCTGATCGACTTCCGGAAGTACAAGCCAGGCCAGTCAGTGGAGCTGCGGAACCTGAGCAACAAGAACAACGTGAACTTCGCCAACACCGGCAAGGTCATGAAGTTCCAGGTGGTGGCCGATTCCCCCGCCCAGCCCGGGTCCCGCACGATCAGCTCAATCCCCACCACGCTGGATCCCGGCCCGCACCCCACCAAGGCCCTCGGCGGCCTCGACACCATGGCACTGACCCCGGACATGGCCGTCGCCAAGAGGATCCTCCGGGTCCAGCGGAAGGGCGGGGAATGGACCATCAACGGTGAAACCTGGGACGACGTGGAAAAATCCAACTTCACCCGGTGCTTCGCCAACCCGCAGCGCAACCAGGTGGAGCAGTGGACCATCGTCAACGAGTCGGGCGGCTGGTTCCATCCCGTCCACATCCATTTGATCGACGGCAAGATCATTGGCCGCAACACCAACGGCGGCAAGCCGTTCGCCTGGGAAGGCGGGCCGAAGGACGTCTTCTACGCGGGCGAGAGCGAGTCGGTCACTGTCCTCATGCAGTTCGACACCGGCAAGCACCTTGGCGGCCGGTACATGGTCCACTGCCACAACCTCGTCCATGAGGACCACGACATGATGGTCCAGTTCTCCGTGGGCGACCTGCGGAACAACGACCCCATCAACGCCGACAAGCCCGTGCTGGAAACCCGGCCTGAGGGGTACTACGCCTCGAAGTACCAGCTGGCCTACCCGGCAGGGACGTGACATGAAACGGACGCTACTGATCGCACCCGCGGTGCTGCTGGCCTTCTCCCTGGCCGGCTGCACCGGCGGTGTCCAGGTGAGTCCGGCGGCCAGCCCCGCCGCCAACCCGGCACCCGCCCCGCCCGCAAGCAGCCCCGACGCCGCCGCGAATACCGCGGACCGGGTCCTCGCGCAGGCGGAGGAAGGGCAGGACCTGGGCAACGGGCGGCCCATCGTCAGCTACGACGGCCTCATGGTCCGGCGCAGGGTGGTGATCGCTGTGCATACTGGGCTGGACGCCGACGTCGCCGGCATCCGCAAGCGGCTGGACACGGCCGCCGCAGCACGGGGGACCGCCCTCTCCGCCATTTCGCCCGATGTGCTTGAACCGACTGTGCTGCAGCAGATGGTCCCCGAGGTCATCGTGGCTCTTCCGTCAACTGCCACTCCCGACGACGGACGCACCATTGTGCGGGCAGTTACCGAGGAGGACACCGGCAAACTTGGTGTGAAGAACTTCTATGTCCTGCCGGTCCTGGTGCATGACCTGCGCTTCAGCGTTGCCGCGGCGGACCCCGCCGCAACGTCGGCCGCTGTGGACCGGGAGGGCATCGTGTCCGACGCGCTTGGTAACTACAGCACCGTAGCGAGGGGCGGGCAGCTCAGCATCAGCTACACAGGCCCGCTCCTCGGCGATGACATCGTCGGGAGCGTCCGCGCGGGCATCAGCAGGCAGGCGCACGTTCCCACCGCCGACGTGGGCGTCGGACCCAGGTCCGCGTCCGGAACCGGCGTCAACATGGCCACCGAACCGCCCTGGGAGGCGGAACAGCTCGAAGGCCAGGCAATACATCCACACACGGAGTGATGCGCCACTTCCAAACCAGAAACTGCGCGGCGAGGAACGATAGGAGAAACAGTGAGGAGCATGTCCAGCCCCACCATCCGGGACGTCGCCGAACGGGCCGGGGTCTCACTGACGACGGTGTCCTACGTGCTGTCCGGCAGGAGCGGAGGCACCACCCGGATCAGCCCATCCACGCAGGAACGCGTGATGGCCGCCGCCGATGACCTTGGCTACGTACCCAACCAGGCGGCGCGGGGAATGCGCCGCGGCAGGACGGATCTGGTGGCCATCGCCATTGAGGACCTGGAATGGCCGGCGGACCGGGCGCTCGCCACGGCCGCCGCCGCAATACTTCCGCGTCACGGCTACCAGCCGGTGATCCTGCTCGGCCAGTCGTGGCGCAAGTTCATGCTGGCCGGCGGGGCCGACGGCGTCATCGTGGGCGTCCTCCCCACCTCTGAGGAGGAGCACCACGCCATCGCCGAGCTGGCCAGGCGGGGCATCGCGCAGGTGGTCATCGACGAATCGGTGCACGCCGAGCAGGCCGTCGCGCTGCTCATGGACCGAATGGCCGGGTACGCCCAGGCCGCCGGGCAAACGGCACCGTGGAAGCGTCTCAGCGCAA
Proteins encoded:
- a CDS encoding DUF5997 family protein codes for the protein MTSANSQSMKPATAAKKLGIYLPATPQEFQDSTITRAEFAELHSNPPEWLAELRRNGPHPRPVVAQKLNISISGLARGGVEEALTTAEITALLQAPPAWLVAERATQAAVRTEAQRVKEEAANKAAKKARQG
- a CDS encoding LysR family transcriptional regulator substrate-binding protein gives rise to the protein MPAEDEPTPDQALPESPPRELRFAYVAGVTPGKWIRRWEERMPHVPLRSFMSDGGSQVSVLSDGSADLSFVRLPVDREGLNVIPLYEEQPVVVAPKGHEITVFEDVALEDLVEETFLDADELGGPEMALQVVASGAGLLILPMSVARHFNTKDTVARRLTGAPGTQIALAWPSDATDEVIEEFIGIVRGRTAQSSRQPSARQEEPKKAPKPDRRGTGAGAKKPKVAQRYAPNPDKGRGRGSRKKGKR
- a CDS encoding multicopper oxidase family protein, with translation MTVFPHVASANAVAEAITTSWEDVMATTRRDVLKLSLLGGAVAVTASTGGPALAGVPGSVSGRRGADDNETTVVTPSKLAPANMPVPFTTVFRRPPELLPYATGRDRDGTPFAKYALNQKLGKAQIARGLSTTLAGYNGIFPGPTIRVQQGTRTELRISNRLPATGLLYSNTFNTVTHLHGSASLPQYDGYANDRTAPGRVKNYQYPNWQAARTLWYHDHNHMLTAQGVYSGLASTYAITNALERAQLPQGEFDVPILVSDVMLNADGSLGYNDNGHSGLWGDIIMVNGVPWPTMKVKPRIYRFRFLVGSITRSYRFALSNGDPFHVVGTDAGMTPKVQAVSSWRQGTAERYEVLIDFRKYKPGQSVELRNLSNKNNVNFANTGKVMKFQVVADSPAQPGSRTISSIPTTLDPGPHPTKALGGLDTMALTPDMAVAKRILRVQRKGGEWTINGETWDDVEKSNFTRCFANPQRNQVEQWTIVNESGGWFHPVHIHLIDGKIIGRNTNGGKPFAWEGGPKDVFYAGESESVTVLMQFDTGKHLGGRYMVHCHNLVHEDHDMMVQFSVGDLRNNDPINADKPVLETRPEGYYASKYQLAYPAGT
- a CDS encoding LacI family DNA-binding transcriptional regulator produces the protein MSSPTIRDVAERAGVSLTTVSYVLSGRSGGTTRISPSTQERVMAAADDLGYVPNQAARGMRRGRTDLVAIAIEDLEWPADRALATAAAAILPRHGYQPVILLGQSWRKFMLAGGADGVIVGVLPTSEEEHHAIAELARRGIAQVVIDESVHAEQAVALLMDRMAGYAQAAGQTAPWKRLSANALFGGGALHLLNEVMSAAGVFAEQIPIF